The Nitrososphaerota archaeon genome window below encodes:
- the dnaG gene encoding DNA primase DnaG has translation MPDSGIVKYLVRLRFEVDGVVERADVIGAIFGQTEGLFGPEMNLNELQKSWKVGRIEINLESKNDKTRGEVIVPMSTDVGTAALIAAAVESVDKVGPCSARFTMDAIEDVRATKRKQIVDRAKLIVREWSSKTSSEGENVLKDVTESTKRARVINYGLENLPAGPGIYSSELVYLVEGRADVVLFLRAGIENVVALEGTSVPDSIIELGKKKRLIAVLDGDRGGDLIEKELGQVVRVEKVLRAPPGKEVEDLTPIDVINMLKAGKAETPSAPSRRERPAERAPEPAAPEEPEEPVVLKTRELYPSLNGTLEAVLLDKGLQEVGRFPISELVQKMESSNGAQFLVFDGIVTQRLVESATKVGVKGIIGHRTGELSNIPEDVRIGTFRDLGLE, from the coding sequence TTGCCAGATTCAGGTATAGTCAAGTATTTAGTACGACTGAGGTTTGAGGTAGACGGCGTCGTCGAGCGCGCTGACGTAATCGGCGCAATCTTCGGCCAAACCGAGGGTCTTTTCGGGCCCGAAATGAACCTCAACGAACTCCAGAAGAGCTGGAAGGTCGGCAGGATAGAGATCAACCTCGAGTCGAAGAACGACAAAACTCGCGGCGAAGTCATAGTCCCGATGTCGACGGACGTGGGCACAGCCGCCCTGATCGCGGCCGCGGTCGAAAGCGTCGACAAGGTGGGCCCCTGCAGCGCGCGTTTTACCATGGACGCCATCGAGGACGTTAGGGCTACCAAGAGGAAGCAGATAGTCGACCGTGCCAAGCTTATCGTAAGGGAATGGAGTTCGAAGACGTCGAGCGAGGGCGAGAACGTCCTGAAGGACGTGACCGAGTCCACGAAGCGGGCCCGGGTGATCAACTACGGCCTCGAGAATCTGCCAGCCGGTCCGGGCATCTACTCATCAGAGCTGGTCTACCTGGTGGAAGGAAGGGCTGACGTCGTCCTCTTCCTCAGGGCAGGGATTGAGAACGTTGTCGCGCTCGAGGGGACAAGCGTGCCCGATTCAATAATCGAACTAGGCAAGAAGAAGAGGCTCATCGCGGTCCTCGACGGCGACCGTGGAGGCGATCTCATAGAGAAGGAGCTCGGCCAGGTCGTCAGGGTCGAGAAGGTCCTCAGGGCCCCCCCAGGAAAGGAGGTCGAAGACCTGACGCCGATCGATGTCATCAACATGCTGAAGGCGGGGAAGGCGGAGACGCCCTCTGCGCCGTCCCGCAGGGAAAGGCCCGCCGAACGAGCACCTGAGCCGGCGGCCCCGGAGGAGCCTGAGGAGCCCGTCGTCCTCAAGACCCGCGAGCTCTACCCAAGCCTGAACGGGACCCTGGAGGCCGTCCTTCTCGACAAGGGCCTGCAGGAAGTCGGACGATTCCCGATCAGCGAACTCGTCCAGAAGATGGAGAGCTCAAACGGCGCCCAGTTCCTGGTCTTCGACGGCATAGTCACTCAAAGGCTGGTCGAATCCGCCACCAAGGTCGGCGTCAAGGGCATCATCGGGCACAGGACCGGCGAGCTGAGCAACATCCCCGAGGACGTGAGGATCGGGACATTCAGGGACCTCGGGCTAGAGTAG